ATTATACATACCGACTGCCCAGTTTTCCAGCTCAACATCCTGAAGATCGTGCAGTTTATATTTTGGGGTTGCAAATTCTCTTGTCATGCCATGGATATATTCCCGACCATTTCCTATATAGTCAGTACCTGCATATTTTTCATCATCGTGAAGCCAGGGTGCATGGTACCATTTTCTGATCCGGTTTTCCTGACCTCTGAAATCCACGTCTGTATTACCTTCCAGACAATAGTATAAAACCGTATGCATGTAAAGCTGAGGATTTTTGGTGAAATCAATACTTTGCCAGGGATAATTTTCTAAAACCAATTCTTTAGGATAGTCCTGACTCAGCTCAAAAGGTTTCAATCCCACAGGAGGCACATAATTAGCATTATAGCTTGGATATAAAGATGCAGTATATATGATCTTTTTTGTTATCGTTCCTTTCTTGGAAGACACTCTATTTTGAAGGGATTGCTGGCAGCCAACCAGAAAAATAAGTACCATTAAAATACTTAAGAACCCTAATCTTTGTCTCATATCAATAGTTTGATCATAAAGATAACAGGTTAATCTTAAAGCGAGTAGGGGTCTTTTAAAACTTAATATGTACTATGAAAAAAGTTCTCTATGCAGCTTTTCAAGATCTCTTCAGAATAAATAATTACTGTCCTGACGGGTGGCCAATCGACAATTTTACAAAATGGCTATATATTCCCACCTGAAAAACATTTCATTAATAAAAGAAAATGTTATAACTTGCAGTCATTATGATGTCCAAACGTTGCAAATATGCTTTAAAAGCAATGGTCAGGTTAGCAAGAAATTACAATCAGGGCTTTCTGCCTACGTCTGTTATAGCACAAGATGAGCATATTCCCAGAAAATTTTTAGAACAAATTCTTTTAGAGCTGAAGAGGGTAAAACTGGTGAACAGCAAACAGGGAAAAACAGGAGGATATTATTTACTGAAATCTCCTGACGAAGTCTCTCTGGCTGATATTTACAGGATTTTCGACGGTCCTATTGCATTGGCGCCATGTGTTTCCTTAAACTTTTATGAACCCTGTGATGATTGTGTGGATGAAGAAACCTGTTATCTAAGAAATGAATTTATTATCGTAAGGGAAAAAACAAGAAAAAGCATGATGGAGGCCACTCTGACTACGTTTATGAAAAAAAGTTAGTTTTTTTTAATTTTAAATACTACTAATTTGGTAGGATTAATAGGATTATATATATTTGCAGGAATAATTTCAATCTCAAATGGAAAATAATCTGAAAAAAGAATTCGAAAAACTGCTTGAAGAAGTCTCTGACCATGCTGTTAATACTGAGTTTCTACAATTACTTGCAGAAAGGTTTCCGGGTGAGGTTATTTTTTCAACAAGCTTCAGCTACGAAGATCAAATAATCACTCACCTGATAAAAAATCTTGATATTGATATTTTCACGTTGGATACCGGGAGGCTTTTTGAACAAACCTATGAAACCTGGACAGCCAGCAGGGCTTTCTTTAAAAGGAACATCAAAGCCTATTATCCCGATACGGAAGAAATAAGAGAGTTTGTTTCACAAAACGGACCGGACTCATTTTATCAATCGGTAGAGCAGAGGAAGGCATGCTGTACAATCCGTAAAGTACACCCTTTGAAAAAGGCATTGCAGGGTTATAAAGTATGGATCACAGGATTGAGATCCGAACATTCTGCCAACAGACAAAATATGCCGCAATTGGAATGGGACGAAGATAACAGGATCATCAAATTCCATCCATTGCTTCACTGGACTTCAGACCAGGTCCTGGAGTATGTTCAGACGAACCACTTACCCTATAATCATCTGCATAAAAAAGGATTCGTCAGCATTGGCTGTGAGCCCTGTACAAGAGCTGTAAAAGAAGGTGAAGATTTCAGGGCAGGCCGCTGGTGGTGGGAAGATGCCAGTAAAAAAGAATGCGGTTTACATATCCATAAATAAAGAAAAAAAATATGTCAAAATATCATTTAAATTATCTCGACCAGTTAGAATCTGAGTCTATTTATATCTTAAGGGAGGTCGCGGGACAGTTTGAGCGGCCCGCATTGTTGTTCAGTGGAGGAAAAGACAGTATTGTTCTGGCTCATCTTGCTTCAAAAGCATTCCGTCATGGGAAGATCCCTTTTACATTTGTTCATGTGGATACCGGACATAACTTTCCGGAGGTCCTTAATTTCAGGGATCAGCTGGTGAAAGAGCTGGAAGTGGATCTTGTCGTAAGAAAAGTAGAAGATACGATAAAAGCTAAAAGCCTCACAGAACCTAAAGGTAAATTTCCAAGCAGGAACTGGCTGCAAACCTATACTTTACTGGATACCATTGAAGAATTTGAATTTGATGCCTGCATAGGAGGTGCCCGCAGAGATGAAGAAAAGGCAAGGGCTAAGGAAAGAATTTTTTCTGTGCGTGATGAATTCGGACAATGGGATCCCAAACTCCAGCGCCCCGAACTATGGAATATCTTCAATGGAAAAATTCATAAGGGAGAAAATGTAAGAATTTTTCCGATCAGCAACTGGACCGAACTTGATGTCTGGAATTATATCCGAAGAGAAAAAATTGAATTGCCATCAATTTACTTTTCGCATGACAGGGAGGTGGTAGATTTTAACGGACAATGGATTGCCAATTCGGAACATGCTTCCTTAGAAAGCCACGATTTTATTACTACAAAAAAAATACGGTATCGCACGGTAGGCGATATGACCTGTACCGCAGCAGTTGAATCTCATGCTGTAACCATAGATGCAGTGATCGAAGAAATTGTTGCAACCCGCATTTCCGAACGTGGAGAAACAAGGATCGACGACCGTGTAACAGAAGCCGCTATGGAAGATAGAAAAAAAGGAGGCTACTTTTAATCGTCTATCATCTATCATTTATCACTAATCATTTATAACTAACAGATATGGATATTTTAAGATTTATAACAGCAGGAAGTGTTGATGACGGTAAAAGTACCCTTATCGGAAGACTGTTGTACGATAGCAAAAGTATTTTACAGGATCAGTTGGAAGTCCTTGAAAAACATTCTAAAAATAAAAATGAAGATGGAGTGGACCTGGCGCTTTTAACGGATGGTTTACGTTCTGAAAGAGAGCAGGGAATTACCATTGACGTCGCTTACAGGTACTTTTCAACAGCTAAAAGAAAATTTATTATAGCCGACGCTCCCGGCCATGTGCAATATACCAGGAATATGATCACAGGAGCTTCCAATTCGGATCTGATGGTCATCCTTATTGATGCACGTAAAGGAGTCATTGAACAAACAAGAAGACATTCTATCATCGCTTCATTACTCAAGCTGAAAAAAGTAGTTGTAGCCATTAACAAAATGGATATGGTCGATTATTCGGAAGAAGTTTTTGAAAGCATTAAATCCGATTATTCCAAGATTGCCGATAATCTGGACTTACATGATGTAAGCTATTTTCCCATTTCAGCACTGAAAGGAGATAATATTGTAAGCTTATCTTCTAAAACAGAATGGTATAAGGGAAACGCTCTTCTGGAATACCTGGAACAGGTAACCCTTGATGAAGAATTGAATAGTGGAAGCCGTTTCCAGGTGCAGTATGTAATTCGTCCACAGACAGAGGAATTACATGATTACAGGGGATATGCCGGACAGATATTAAGTGGGAAATTTCAAAAAGGGGACAAAATCCAGATATTTCCGGCTGCTTCATCAAGTGAAATCACAGCAATTGAAATTAATGGAAAAGAAGTTGAAGAAGCCTTTGAAGGACAACCTGCCGTCATTCACATTGCTGATGATCTGGATATTGGGAGAGGTGATCTTTTTGCGACCGAAGAACAGCTTCCCATTATAGAAAAAGATCTGGAAGTACTCTTATGCTGGCTCGACCAGAAATCATTACAGCCCGGTAATAAATACCTGTTACAACAGAATAGCAGACTTGTAAAAACAATAGTAAAAGCAGTAGACTATAAGATCAATGTCAATACGCTTGTACAGGAACAGGCTGATGGGGAGATAAAGCTGAATGAGATCGTTAAGGTTACCCTGAGAACAGCACAACCTCTTCCTTACGATAGTTTTATTAATAACAAAAGAACCGGATCTGCAATTTTGGTGGATGAAACATCTAATTCTACGGTGGCAGCATGCATAATTCAATAAAAAATGACAGCATTTAGTAATTTAATCGATAGAATCCGGGACAATAAACAAAATAGCGGCCATGTTTTTTTTGATAAAGCAAAAGCCAAAAATTTTGTTACGACCCTGTACGAAGTTCTTTTTCTTCCTGAAAAAGAAGAGATAAAAGATCAGTTGGAAGAAAATTTTGCCAGATTATATGGCGAACTGTTTTGTCTGATCAACAGCATAACCGGTGATGAGGAAATTGCAGAAGTGCAGACGGATAGCTTTTTTGATGCACTCCCGGGAATTTATGATCACCTCATCAAGGATGCCCGTTCTATACTTGAGTTTGATCCCGCTGCGGATTCTCCTGAGGAAATACTTCTTGCTTATCCAGGATATTTTGCTACGTATGTCTACAGAATCTCTCATCAGTTATGGAAACAGGAAATAAGAATTTTACCGCGTTTCATTTCTGAATATGCCCACAGCAAAACAGGGATCGACATCCATCCTGGAGCGGTGATCGGGGAACATTTTTTTATTGATCACGGAACAGGAATCGTGATCGGGGAAACAGCCATCATTGGAAACCATGTCAAGATCTATCAGGGGGTAACCTTGGGAGCTTTGAATGTTTCGAAGGAAAAAGCCAACCAAAAAAGACATCCGAATATTGAAGACCATGTTATTATATATTCCGGAGCGACTATCCTCGGCGGAAATACAACAATAGGCAGGGAAAGCATTATCGGTGGAAACGTATGGATCACTCAAAGCGTTCCGTCTAATTCCCTGGTGTATAATAAAGGGGAAATAAGAATAAAAGATAACAACACATTACCGGAGTCGCTGAACTTCGTTATATAAAAAGAGAAAAATAAAAATTGTATTGGTATGAAATTTCAGAACGCATTAGAAACGATTGGAAATACGCCAGTCGTAAAGATTAATAAACTTTTTAATTCAGATCATGAAGTCTGGATCAAACTGGAAAAAAGCAATCCCGGTGGAAGTATCAAAGACAGAATTGCATTAGCAATGATCGAAGATGCAGAAGCAAAAGGATTATTAAATAAAGATACTACCATTATAGAGCCAACCAGTGGCAATACAGGAATAGGACTTGCGCTTGTTGCTGCAGTTAAAGGATATAAACTTATTCTCGTAATGCCCGAGAGCATGAGTATAGAACGCCGCAAGATTATGGAAACCTACGGTGCTGATTTCGTGCTCACTCCAAGGGAAAAAGGAATGAAAGGTGCTATTGAAAAGGCTAACGAACTGGCAGAGGAAATCCAGAACTCATGGATTCCGAAACAATTCGATAATCCTGCCAACGTAAAAGTACATACCGAAACTACGGCACAGGAAATTATAAAGGACTTTCCCGACGGACTGGATTATGTAATCACAGGAGTGGGTACAGGAGGACATATCACTGGAATTGCTAAAGTTTTAAAAGAAAACTTTCCCAATATCAGGGCAATTGCTGTAGAACCAGAGCTGTCTCCCGTATTGAGCGGCGGAAGTCCCGCACCTCATCCTTTGCAGGGACTGGGAGCAGGATTTGTTCCTTCCATATTGGATATAACACTTCTGGATGGCGTCATTACTGTAGGTAAGGAAGAGGCATTTGAATATACACTGAAAGCAGCAAAACAGGAAGGACTTTTTGTAGGAATTTCAACAGGTGCTGCATTGGCAGCGATTGCAAAACATCTCCCTGAAATACAACCCGGAGCAAAAATTCTTACCGTAAATTATGATACCGGAGAAAGGTATCTTTCGATTGAAGGACTCTTCTAAATCCTTTAACTAAAAACCGATTTTAAATGAATACAAGTATCAAAGCACCCAAGGTATATCTTATCGGTGCAGGACCCGGCAACCCTGATCTGATCACTGTAAAAGCAGTAAAAATTATTGCTAAAGCAGATGTTATTCTGTGTGACCGACTTGTAAGTCCTGAAATTTTAGAGACTTATGTCAGCAAAAACGCAGAAATAATATATGTAGGTAAAGAATGCAGTAAAAATGCTTCTACCCATCAATCGGTCATTAATTCTCTAATGCTAGATTATGCTCGCCAGAACAAAACCGTCGTACGGCTTAAGGGGGGAGATGTATCTGTATTTTCTAATATCCTGGATGAACTCCAGACTTTAAGAGAAAATCATATTCCATATGAAATCATCCCTGGTATTACTGCAGCTTTAGGGGCAGCAGCCTACGCAGGCATGCCTTTAACAGCCAGAGGATACGCCACATCAGTCCGTTTCTTAACCTATTATAAATCTGAAATTCTTACTGATGAATACTGGAAGGAACTGGCCGGGACCGACGACACTCTTGTCTTTTATATGTCCAAAGGTAATCTTGCTGGTCTGGTTGAGAAGTTCATCAGGCTGAACATTTCCGATGAGAAAAAAATAGCTGTCGTTGAGCAGGCCACAACACCTTATCAAAAGGTATATACTTCTTCTTTTGATGACTTTGAAAATAATTTTAAAAGTAAAACATTTGCCTCACCGTCACTGGTGATTATCGGCAAGATCGTGAATCTGCATGAAGAGTTCTCGTGGCTGGAAAATGCAGCAGAAGAAGGTCTTTATTTTAAATCGGTTGAAAATGGAAGCCTAATACAAAAAACTCAAAACTTTTTCGAATATGCTGTCT
The sequence above is drawn from the Chryseobacterium daecheongense genome and encodes:
- a CDS encoding Rrf2 family transcriptional regulator; translated protein: MMSKRCKYALKAMVRLARNYNQGFLPTSVIAQDEHIPRKFLEQILLELKRVKLVNSKQGKTGGYYLLKSPDEVSLADIYRIFDGPIALAPCVSLNFYEPCDDCVDEETCYLRNEFIIVREKTRKSMMEATLTTFMKKS
- a CDS encoding phosphoadenylyl-sulfate reductase is translated as MENNLKKEFEKLLEEVSDHAVNTEFLQLLAERFPGEVIFSTSFSYEDQIITHLIKNLDIDIFTLDTGRLFEQTYETWTASRAFFKRNIKAYYPDTEEIREFVSQNGPDSFYQSVEQRKACCTIRKVHPLKKALQGYKVWITGLRSEHSANRQNMPQLEWDEDNRIIKFHPLLHWTSDQVLEYVQTNHLPYNHLHKKGFVSIGCEPCTRAVKEGEDFRAGRWWWEDASKKECGLHIHK
- the cysD gene encoding sulfate adenylyltransferase subunit CysD, with amino-acid sequence MSKYHLNYLDQLESESIYILREVAGQFERPALLFSGGKDSIVLAHLASKAFRHGKIPFTFVHVDTGHNFPEVLNFRDQLVKELEVDLVVRKVEDTIKAKSLTEPKGKFPSRNWLQTYTLLDTIEEFEFDACIGGARRDEEKARAKERIFSVRDEFGQWDPKLQRPELWNIFNGKIHKGENVRIFPISNWTELDVWNYIRREKIELPSIYFSHDREVVDFNGQWIANSEHASLESHDFITTKKIRYRTVGDMTCTAAVESHAVTIDAVIEEIVATRISERGETRIDDRVTEAAMEDRKKGGYF
- a CDS encoding GTP-binding protein; the encoded protein is MDILRFITAGSVDDGKSTLIGRLLYDSKSILQDQLEVLEKHSKNKNEDGVDLALLTDGLRSEREQGITIDVAYRYFSTAKRKFIIADAPGHVQYTRNMITGASNSDLMVILIDARKGVIEQTRRHSIIASLLKLKKVVVAINKMDMVDYSEEVFESIKSDYSKIADNLDLHDVSYFPISALKGDNIVSLSSKTEWYKGNALLEYLEQVTLDEELNSGSRFQVQYVIRPQTEELHDYRGYAGQILSGKFQKGDKIQIFPAASSSEITAIEINGKEVEEAFEGQPAVIHIADDLDIGRGDLFATEEQLPIIEKDLEVLLCWLDQKSLQPGNKYLLQQNSRLVKTIVKAVDYKINVNTLVQEQADGEIKLNEIVKVTLRTAQPLPYDSFINNKRTGSAILVDETSNSTVAACIIQ
- a CDS encoding serine O-acetyltransferase is translated as MTAFSNLIDRIRDNKQNSGHVFFDKAKAKNFVTTLYEVLFLPEKEEIKDQLEENFARLYGELFCLINSITGDEEIAEVQTDSFFDALPGIYDHLIKDARSILEFDPAADSPEEILLAYPGYFATYVYRISHQLWKQEIRILPRFISEYAHSKTGIDIHPGAVIGEHFFIDHGTGIVIGETAIIGNHVKIYQGVTLGALNVSKEKANQKRHPNIEDHVIIYSGATILGGNTTIGRESIIGGNVWITQSVPSNSLVYNKGEIRIKDNNTLPESLNFVI
- the cysK gene encoding cysteine synthase A, with protein sequence MKFQNALETIGNTPVVKINKLFNSDHEVWIKLEKSNPGGSIKDRIALAMIEDAEAKGLLNKDTTIIEPTSGNTGIGLALVAAVKGYKLILVMPESMSIERRKIMETYGADFVLTPREKGMKGAIEKANELAEEIQNSWIPKQFDNPANVKVHTETTAQEIIKDFPDGLDYVITGVGTGGHITGIAKVLKENFPNIRAIAVEPELSPVLSGGSPAPHPLQGLGAGFVPSILDITLLDGVITVGKEEAFEYTLKAAKQEGLFVGISTGAALAAIAKHLPEIQPGAKILTVNYDTGERYLSIEGLF
- the cobA gene encoding uroporphyrinogen-III C-methyltransferase; translated protein: MNTSIKAPKVYLIGAGPGNPDLITVKAVKIIAKADVILCDRLVSPEILETYVSKNAEIIYVGKECSKNASTHQSVINSLMLDYARQNKTVVRLKGGDVSVFSNILDELQTLRENHIPYEIIPGITAALGAAAYAGMPLTARGYATSVRFLTYYKSEILTDEYWKELAGTDDTLVFYMSKGNLAGLVEKFIRLNISDEKKIAVVEQATTPYQKVYTSSFDDFENNFKSKTFASPSLVIIGKIVNLHEEFSWLENAAEEGLYFKSVENGSLIQKTQNFFEYAV